A window of the Dunckerocampus dactyliophorus isolate RoL2022-P2 chromosome 19, RoL_Ddac_1.1, whole genome shotgun sequence genome harbors these coding sequences:
- the rp1l1b gene encoding titin homolog produces MSSHSFQCFSAVSGDTSQKHPTCRLPRISHHDPVAAECCLCSEYRHARTMEALQSLSSLCHYDHQRHRHTHHHPHQYVRWRPSRPEENPGAPQRHAKRVVLVKNSDPSVRKTIVLHRKGLRSFGLFLEELSELMQYHVRKVYTLDGHKVENVQSVMHCPGVLVCVGRDPSHPSVVERFRKAAEEKLPTLNAMAQSAGCADSDDGHTVQPKLGSTNQSTRHSVSSEKSLPDGTESPEDVTFCPATADKLIDDDVEKLVHVNKDGSLSMKMKVRFRLEEETLLWSTEVRKSSNRTGEHLQEQAVGRSCSGSENVSEPGEVYVTRHHQRHNSRCPHCCSQRRESNIWTNTAAGSQEESRGIHTSSSSASSHTVVSRKTTVENLQTVARSDEEHKEEVVEHVEASETVEYSTIRSESYVDTMGNCEAEQEEEPGSTRSSRPPSQSGKPEEITADDTLRQSSPESNHSKNSTKKSKKIYACHCGASDVNSEETVAVTSGQSNSKETNTAEPEGLEEERSKSAMSIRSNASTKCKPELLECEERPSSQTSAKSEVTSECQSEKEATGERPATSLSSAHVDAADKESAKEVQDQPEESENGQRTQSQMLIKSSTKSKTLEQSLEEKSEVNVDELESTKAGEDQERAQSVLSATSGKSKTLEVDKEVQDTDAVLNTDGCTEEETDDRPPSTMSIVSAISDARSRKSKTPEVDADRYTTEAAEGRPQSTKSINSVKSEKTSVSARSRQSKSLEAPGDECQIDGAPTEEEAASNTSAKVSNLEVEDDVSHYEDEDTQGPNSGNHSEFEARSHSAMSEKNGKSESSAISVKSEDRTEENGNDAPRAQSAMSAKSKASEGSSKSKASQMVLGQNDEEDTGQGASQRSPSGMSTKSAKSSVCSRSNEDEREPSVMSVKSERSAKSVKSTRSAKSNISKPNVSSQSNVSEVPLEDGVDILEDEDTNGRATSGMSARSNKSTRSNKSKCSADVQVEEKSQCSIEETEERASSCMSSKSIQSHVSAERPHSAFSAKSAKSHVSRKSTKSDVSGICAKDVEEECDERSHSAMSAKSAKSSLSVKSKVSNVSTDPCDHQERVPSSRSVRSERSTKSNVSVTSKSMKDSPSDHGMDSLQEEQTESRSISSLSVLSSVSASKSKCSTEGPAEQCRLKSRASETSVVSNVSEVLSAEVSSRAGSKVSAKSIKSNKSKISADENASCHDPVERALSNLSIKSAKSAKTSVSGVSRDVSELTSEHSIEIAEMESEEQRSSRQSVESCTSARANGSEDVESPERVDNNEDEERREAEESVQSQASGVAKEVTMQRAASCLSASSAKSKSSGLSLLNKDIENHDDVSEMRSASKASTKSTRTNRSGSSRATCEAPSEENATNGEEAVQRPLSATSAQSDISAKSSHAVHENNEANTERAPSSFSGKSMKSKKSNSSAASKKSDAAVDVVNIDETEIKSNKSVKSVVSGESKYSVQPENECGEEDCEELRIPSAMTIKSDVSLKSRTSNKSEKSAEIPAEDVDVISGTPSVLSIKSNVSSRTRKSGVAPSEQTDKRTQSALSNASVKSKKSEVLAVAVEESEERTPTAMSSKSKVSATSDALERKSQRKGQNSVSVKSVKSKKSDDDNGPTNGDVSSGRGLNGPTDHMDAVIDNNKSDQEKMDADDAAIVPSNLPNASLTEVVNEWLKTIPADGELCDVEEFNCDRLKSSTTVDENNEDSAVDNINEPNDVKGVSGDECQQTTEESNGDHGDNDSKMFYSSVQVMRVLLNPKLDRCNSLPEVSPAYGRKLSTSARGFLDCLVKLQFIDHDPKNTDEKCKRYKALMEILQSLWLRDSDNEPVLEKDRHSDEEFIHTSSSGVDVNSGSTGSGKSSDCANGNQAQTLADTFSKAQEVHQHEEAGGGEEGLPEGNQKGDPSTNETTGSNDSPRELSESPPSSGNGERLETDSMSESPVQSSKRICQDPDPVWVLSLLANVEKQFMTHYINAMREFKDHWNLDDNEQLNRMIGELQRRIQTSIQKELGKIKDRGGLPRPPKEAKSRPSTTQTDERRRRLKIKAKQSYESHLGKSDDSTTSTVYSDQRAETVDENCPCESCIKKRPEEIMSTAPLLNDFDLNRNLHTRNDDPTDDSLANTDTKAAATIVGQILEKAINQMEEDEAEVEVGVTGGDVSVEEPGEAKEEKEAKLSEDQTEVPFEDNSTTNADMPQKQAAVACQAVTAVVANETTAASGPETDDASIVQDSNECANTDDGVSAENEMMAEINTAEAVTSEHECEEDGEVEVDGEEQTPATSGEENDDNAENDDAETVDQDAAEDEMINANETITAEDEDAAQESISGEEEGLGMTGDENNNTTTDNEVAAEDEMMREEVEETAVAEEVTIDEERSAIGEEATPAASGDEKDEVATEFDDTNAADEVAAEDEMISEEVPETAETENAASEGAMTATSQHKSEEDEEEEAPATSEGENDDSATDNEITNAGEDQKMSEEGAVSDDKDEEQRIGGEEETPAISGDENDDAPSENDNVNDEVAAKEEISEEVSEAAEAKDATQDDDESDTVSAEEQIPATSGDENEDAVPDEDVAELEKMSEEAAETAEDAEEKATMTASKAEASEKEEDEKETFVTCGDENKDAATDAEVAAEDEKMSEEVPETAEDAAEEATMTATNRDESEKEEEEDNETPDNNGDINEDATTDNEVAAEDEKKNEEVAQTAETEDAAPEVTMAEDDEEDRASGEEDTPVTSGDENEDADTDDNVAAEDEKTSEDVAETAEDATEETAVTATNENESEKEEEEENETPVTSGDENEDATSDNEVAAEDEKMSEEVAETAEDAAEETTVMATNENDSEKEEEEENETPVNNGDENEDATSDNEVAAEDEKMSEEVTETAEDVAHEADKEEENETPVTSGDENEDAATDDNIAAEDEKMSEEVAETAEDAAEETAVMATNENESEKEEEEENETPVTSGDENEDATSDNEVAAEDDKISEEVAETAEDVAHEADKEEENETPVTSGDENEDAATDDNIATEDEKMSEEVAETAEDAAEETAVTATNENESEKEEEEENETPVTSGDENEDATSDNEVAAEDDKISKEVAETAEDVAHEADKEEENETPVTSGDENEDAATDDNIATEDEKMSEEVAETAEDAAEETAVTATNENESEKEEEEENETPVTSGDENEDATSDNEVAAEDDKISKEVAETAEDVAHEADKEEENETPVTSGDENEDAATDDNIATEDEKMSEEVAETAEDAAEETAVMATNENESEKEEEEENDTPFTSGDENEDAISDNEVAAEDEKMSEEVPETAEDAAEEATVTATNEVESEKEEEEHDIPATSGDENEAAAIDEDAAEDEKMSEDNTETVEAEDAEHEAAPGNDEAEKDEDIPGNLETPVTSGDENEDSASEEAEDEVEDDNKDETAEEEASLPENDDEADESGDDATQEKSASEETAAEQTDPDDPAGEDESMPENEDECAEEGAAEGAPDEMELQDETAGVAQATNHETENEEEDPGLTSDDGEDQMAGVDEDGDEPDDEEPSKHAEETDELATEQEEDKAGASSQDVDEHPEAEEADSEEDVDAESDNEEEAAKESDEEDPEAEPEEPAENKESGATGEEEDVEAEDEEAPDPGGVTQEDEQTEEPEVPDGDGPDDAENEEAKTREDDNEDDRETIGDTFEVSEKEEDQGESADGEDEAESDNGAEEEGSENSMPDWAANREADKAVAGETTLEVNNTLFKVSAESEDGVYADGEDSDVEPLKSDGK; encoded by the exons ATGTCCTCCCACAGCTTCCAGTGCTTCAGCGCCGTCTCTGGGGACACCTCCCAAAAACACCCCACCTGCAGGCTGCCCCGCATCTCCCATCACGACCCCGTGGCGGCCGAATGCTGCCTGTGCTCGGAGTACAGACACGCCCGCACCATGGAGGCGCTGCAGTCCTTGTCCTCTCTCTGTCACTACGACCACCAGCGCCACCGTCATACCCATCATCATCCTCACCAGTATGTCCGCTGGAGGCCCAGCAGGCCCGAGGAGAACCCCGGGGCGCCTCAGCGGCACGCTAAGAGGGTGGTGCTGGTGAAAAACAGCGACCCCTCGGTGAGGAAGACCATCGTCTTACATCGCAAGGGGCTGCGCAGCTTTGGACTTTTCCTGGAGGAACTCTCTGAGCTCATGCAGTACCACGTCAGGAAGGTGTACACTCTGGACGGGCACAAG GTTGAAAATGTGCAAAGTGTCATGCACTGTCCCGGTGTTCTGGTCTGCGTGGGTCGGGATCCATCTCACCCCTCCGTTGTGGAGAGATTTCGAAAAGCTGCAGAAGAAAAATTGCCAACGCTGAACGCAATGGCACAATCCGCTGGCTGCGCAGACAGCGACGACG GACACACCGTTCAACCGAAACTAGGATCTACCAACCAATCCACGAGGCATTCAGTGTCTTCTGAGAAGTCACTTCCAGATGGAACAGAATCACCAGAAGATGTTACCTTCTGTCCAGCCACCGCTGACAAATTAATTGATGACGATGTAGAGAAACTAGTCCATGTCAACAAAGATGGCAGCTTGTCCATGAAGATGAAAGTGCGCTTTCGGCTAGAGGAGGAAACCTTACTGTGGTCGACAGAAGTGAGAAAAAGCTCCAATAGGACCGGCGAGCACCTTCAGGAGCAAGCCGTCGGAAGAAGCTGCTCAGGTTCTGAAAATGTTTCGGAACCGGGTGAGGTGTACGTCACAAGGCACCACCAAAGACACAATTCTCGTTGTCCACACTGCTGTAGTCAAAGAAGAGAGTCCAACATTTGGACAAACACGGCGGCAGGTTCTCAGGAAGAAAGTCGCGGCATTCACACATCAAGCTCAAGCGCATCCTCGCACACAGTGGTTTCCAGAAAAACCACGGTTGAAAATCTGCAAACTGTGGCCAGATCGGACGAGGAGCACAAAGAAGAAGTGGTGGAGCATGTTGAAGCGTCTGAAACGGTGGAGTATAGCACCATCCGCAGTGAGTCTTACGTGGACACTATGGGCAACTGTGAGGCTGAGCAAGAAGAAGAACCTGGATCTACAAGATCTTCAAGACCACCCTCACAGAGTGGGAAACCTGAGGAGATCACAGCAGATGACACTTTGAGGCAATCATCACCGGAATCTAATCACTCAAAGAACTCCACCAAGAAGTCCAAAAAGATCTATGCGTGTCACTGTGGAGCATCTGATGTAAACTCTGAGGAGACAGTTGCAGTTACGTCTGGCCAATCAAACTCAAAAGAAACAAATACTGCAGAACCTGAGGGTTTGGAGGAGGAACGATCCAAAAGTGCCATGTCCATTCGTTCAAATGCCTCAACAAAGTGCAAACCAGAACTCTTAGAGTGTGAAGAAAGACCATCAAGTCAAACATCAGCCAAGTCTGAGGTGACAAGTGAATGTCAATCAGAAAAGGAAGCCACTGGCGAAAGACCAGCAACTTCCTTGTCGTCTGCTCATGTGGATGCGGCTGACAAAGAATCTGCCAAAGAAGTCCAAGACCAACCCGAGGAAAGTGAGAATGGACAGCGAACACAAAGCCAAATGTTAATTAAATCTTCTACAAAGTCCAAAACACTTGAACAAAGTCTAGAAGAGAAATCAGAGGTGAATGTTGATGAACTAGAATCTACGAAGGCTGGAGAAGATCAAGAAAGAGCGCAGAGTGTCCTGTCAGCAACATCCGGAAAGTCTAAAACCTTGGAAGTTGACAAGGAAGTACAAGACACAGATGCAGTGTTAAATACTGATGGCTGCACTGAGGAGGAAACTGATGACAGACCTCCTAGTACCATGTCCATAGTATCTGCCATTTCAGATGCAAGGTCAAGGAAATCAAAAACCCCAGAAGTTGATGCTGATCGATATACTACAGAGGCAGCTGAAGGTAGACCACAAAGCACAAAGTCAATCAACTCAGTAAAGTCAGAAAAGACCAGTGTTTCTGCAAGATCTCGCCAATCTAAGTCACTGGAAGCTCCAGGCGATGAATGTCAAATTGATGGAGCTCCAACTGAAGAAGAAGCAGCGAGCAACACATCAGCCAAAGTGAGCAATTTGGAAGTAGAAGACGACGTCTCACATTACGAGGATGAGGACACACAGGGACCTAATTCAGGCAACCACAGTGAATTTGAAGCAAGATCACACAGTGCCATGTCAGAAAAAAATGGGAAGTCAGAATCATCTGCAATATCTGTAAAGTCTGAAGATAGGACTGAAGAAAATGGCAATGATGCACCAAGAGCACAAAGTGCAATGTCTGCCAAATCAAAAGCATCTGAAGGATCTTCTAAATCCAAAGCCTCTCAGATGGTTCTTGGACAAAATGACGAAGAAGATACTGGACAAGGAGCTAGCCAGAGGTCACCAAGTGGCATGTCAACCAAATCTGCCAAGTCAAGCGTTTGTTCGAGGTCAAACGAGGATGAGCGGGAACCAAGTGTGATGTCGGTAAAGTCGGAGCGATCAGCCAAGTCAGTCAAATCGACGCGATCTGCTAAATCTAACATCTCCAAACCTAATGTTTCTTCACAATCCAATGTTTCTGAAGTTCCTCTGGAAGATGGTGTCGATATACTTGAAGATGAGGACACAAATGGTAGAGCAACAAGCGGCATGTCAGCCCGATCCAACAAATCCACAAGATCAAACAAGTCGAAATGCTCTGCTGATGTTCAAGTGGAGGAGAAGTCTCAGTGTTCCAttgaagaaacagaagaaaggGCCTCAAGCTGCATGTCATCAAAATCAATCCAGTCACATGTTTCTGCAGAGAGACCGCACAGTGCTTTTTCTGCAAAATCAGCAAAATCACACGTTTCTAGGAAATCTACAAAATCAGATGTTTCTGGAATTTGTGCCAAAGATGTTGAAGAGGAATGTGATGAGAGATCACACAGTGCGATGTCAGCCAAATCTGCAAAGTCTTCTCTTTCTGTAAAATCAAAAGTATCGAATGTTTCAACTGATCCCTGTGATCACCAAGAGAGGGTGCCAAGCAGCAGGTCAGTCAGATCAGAAAGATCTACAAAATCAAACGTTTCAGTAACATCTAAGTCCATGAAGGACAGTCCATCTGATCATGGTATGGATTCTCTCCAAGAAGAACAAACTGAAAGCAGATCAATAAGTTCACTATCAGTTTTATCAAGTGTTTCAGCGAGTAAGTCCAAATGTTCAACTGAAGGTCCAGCTGAACAATGCAGGCTTAAGTCACGTGCTTCTGAGACATCGGTGGTATCCAATGTGTCAGAGGTTCTGTCTGCAGAAGTCTCAAGTAGAGCGGGGAGTAAAGTGTCTGCCAAATCCATCAAGTCCAACAAATCTAAAATCTCAGCTGATGAAAATGCTTCTTGTCATGATCCAGTAGAAAGAGCTTTGAGCAACTTGTCCATCAAATCAGCAAAATCTGCAAAGACAAGCGTCTCTGGTGTATCTCGGGATGTTTCTGAGCTGACCAGCGAACACAGCATTGAAATCGCTGAAATGGAGAGTGAAGAGCAGCGGAGTTCAAGGCAGTCAGTCGAGTCATGTACATCAGCAAGAGCAAACGGGTCCGAAGATGTAGAAAGTCCTGAACGTGTAGATAATAATGAGGACGAGGAGCGACGTGAAGCTGAAGAATCAGTCCAGTCACAAGCATCTGGTGTTGCTAAAGAGGTGACTATGCAAAGAGCTGCCAGCTGCTTGTCAGCAAGCTCTGCAAAGTCAAAGTCTTCAGGCCTCTCTCTGTTAAATAAAGACATTGAGAATCACGATGACGTATCAGAAATGAGATCAGCAAGCAAAGCATCCACCAAATCAACCAGGACAAACAGATCTGGCTCATCAAGAGCGACATGTGAGGCTCCTTCTGAAGAAAACGCTACAAACGGTGAGGAGGCAGTGCAGAGACCGCTGAGTGCCACATCAGCACAGTCAGACATATCAGCAAAATCCTCACATGCGGTGCACGAAAACAATGAAGCCAATACGGAGAGAGCACCGAGTAGTTTCTCTGGCAAATCAATGAAATCCAAGAAGTCAAATtcctcagcagcatcaaagaAGTCAGACGCTGCTGTAGATGTTGTTAATATTGACGAAActgaaatcaaatcaaataaatcagTAAAGTCTGTTGTGTCTGGAGAATCCAAATATTCTGTACAGCCTGAAAATGAATGTGGCGAAGAAGACTGTGAAGAATTAAGAATCCCAAGTGCGATGACCATCAAATCAGATGTATCTTTAAAATCAAGGACATCAAACAAATCAGAAAAGTCAGCTGAAATACCCGCTGAGGACGTTGATGTAATCAGTGGGACTCCAAGTGTTTTGTCCATCAAATCAAATGTATCTTCAAGAACCAGAAAGTCTGGAGTAGCTCCCAGCGAACAGACTGATAAAAGAACCCAAAGTGCACTGTCAAATGCATCTGTAAAATCCAAGAAGTCAGAAGTTCTTGCTGTGGCAGTTGAGGAATCAGAAGAAAGAACACCTACGGCCATGTCATCCAAGTCCAAAGTGTCAGCAACATCGGATGCTCTGGaaagaaaaagccaaaggaaaGGACAAAACTCTGTATCTGTCAAATCTGTAAAATCCAAGAAAAGTGATGACGACAACGGACCTACCAATGGAGATGTGAGCTCAGGGAGAGGACTAAATGGGCCTACAGATCACATGGACGCTGTCattgacaacaacaaaagtgacCAAGAGAAGATGGATGCTGATGATGCTGCGATAGTTCCATCAAACCTGCCAAATGCTTCCCTAACTGAGGTCGTAAATGAATGGCTTAAAACCATACCAGCTGACGGCGAACTGTGCGACGTGGAGGAGTTTAACTGTGACAGGCTCAAAAGCAGCACCACAGTCGACGAAAACAACGAAGACTCCGCCGTTGACAATATAAACGAACCAAACGATGTGAAAGGTGTTTCTGGAGATGAATGTCAACAAACCACAGAGGAATCAAATGGAGATCATGGAGATAATGACTCCAAGATGTTTTACTCTTCTGTGCAGGTGATGAGAGTACTTCTAAACCCAAAGCTGGACAGATGCAACAGTTTACCAGAGGTTTCTCCCGCATATGGACGCAAATTAAGCACTTCAGCCAGAGGTTTCTTGGATTGCCTGGTGAAGTTGCAGTTCATAGACCACGATCCTAAGAacacagatgaaaaatgtaaacgATATAAAGCACTGATGGAGATTCTTCAATCCCTTTGGTTACGCGACTCAGACAATGAACCTGTCTTAGAAAAGGACCGCCATTCTGACGAGGAATTCATTCACACGTCCTCTTCTGGCGTGGATGTCAACAGTGGCTCCACAGGTTCTGGAAAGAGCAGCGACTGTGCAAATGGTAATCAAGCACAAACTCTCGCAGATACGTTTAGCAAAGCACAGGAAGTCCACCAGCATGaagaagcaggaggaggagaggagggatTACCTGAGGGAAACCAAAAGGGAGACCCATCCACAAATGAAACCACTGGAAGTAATGATAGTCCAAGAGAACTGTCTGAAAGTCCACCATCCTCAGGCAATGGTGAGCGGCTTGAAACAGACTCTATGTCTGAGAGTCCAGTGCAGTCCAGCAAACGCATTTGTCAAGACCCTGATCCTGTTTGGGTCTTGAGTTTACTAGCCAATGTAGAGAAGCAGTTCATGACTCATTACATCAACGCAATGAGAGAGTTCAAAGATCACTGGAACTTGGATGATAATGAGCAGCTGAACAGGATGATAGGAGAACTTCAAAGACGCATCCAAACCAGCATACAAAAAGAACTGGGCAAGATCAAAGATCGAGGAGGCCTACCGAGGCCTCCGAAAGAAGCAAAGTCCAGGCCTTCAACGACCCAAACTGACGAGAGGCGACGAAGGCTTAAGATCAAAGCCAAACAGTCGTATGAATCGCATTTGGGAAAAAGCGATGATTCGACAACAAGCACAGTTTACAGTGACCAGCGTGCAGAAACCGTGGATGAAAACTGTCCGTGCGAATCATGCATTAAGAAACGCCCTGAGGAAATTATGAGCACTGCCCCGCTTCTCAACGACTTTGACCTAAACAGAAACCTTCATACGAGGAACGACGATCCTACAGATGACTCTCTCGCCAACACTGATACTAaagcagcagcaacaattgTTGGACAGATTCTGGAGAAAGCCATAAACCAAATGGAGGAAGATGAAGCTGAGGTTGAGGTTGGGGTCACAGGTGGAGATGTTTCTGTCGAGGAGCCTGGTGAGgccaaagaagaaaaagaagccaAGCTAAGCGAAGACCAAACAGAAGTTCCATTTGAAGATAATTCCACCACTAATGCCGATATGCCACAAAAGCAAGCAGCTGTAGCATGTCAAGCTGTGACTGCTGTTGTAGCTAACGAGACAACTGCTGCCAGTGGACCAGAGACGGATGACGCCTCCATCGTGCAGGACTCAAATGAATGTGCAAACACTGACGATGGGGTTTCTGCGGAAAACGAGATGATGGCTGAAATCAACACAGCTGAAGCGGTCACAAGTGAACATGAATGTGAAGAAGATGGGGAAGTCGAAGTTGATGGTGAAGAGCAAACTCCTGCTACCAGCGGAGAAGAGAATGATGACAATGCTGAGAATGATGATGCAGAAACTGTGGATCAGGACGCTGCAGAAGATGAGATGATAAACGCAAATGAAACCATCACGGCTGAAGATGAAGATGCAGCACAAGAATCCATCAGTGGTGAAGAGGAGGGTCTTGGTATGACTGGAGATGAGAATAACAACACAACCACTGATAACGAGGTTGCTGCAGAAGATGAGATGATGAGGGAAGAGGTTGAGGAAACAGCTGTAGCAGAAGAAGTGACGATAGATGAAGAAAGGTCAGCCATTGGTGAAGAAGCGACTCCTGCTGCCAGTGGAGATGAGAAGGATGAGGTAGCCACTGAGTTTGACGACACAAATGCTGCCGATGAGGTTGCTGCAGAAGATGAGATGATAAGCGAAGAGGTTCCTGAAACTGCTGAAACTGAAAATGCAGCATCAGAAGGTGCCATGACAGCCACCAGTCAACACAAATCcgaggaagatgaagaagaagaagctcctGCTACCAGTGAAGGAGAGAACGATGACTCAGCCACTGACAATGAGATCACCAATGCTGGAGAAGATCAGAAGATGAGTGAAGAGGGTGCTGTAAGTGACGATAAAGACGAAGAACAGAGAATCGGTGGTGAAGAAGAGACTCCTGCCATTAGTGGAGATGAGAATGATGATGCACCTTCTGAGAACGACAACGTAAATGATGAGGTTGCTGCAAAAGAAGAGATCAGTGAGGAAGTTAGCGAAGCAGCTGAAGCCAAAGATGCAACACAAGATGATGATGAATCTGACACAGTAAGTGCTGAAGAACAGATTCCTGCCACCAGTGGAGATGAGAATGAAGATGCAGTTCCTGATGAAGATGTTGCGGAACTTGAGAAGATGAGCGAAGAAGCTGCTGAAACAGCTGAAGATGCAGAGGAAAAGGCCACCATGACCGCTTCAAAGGCAGAGGCATCTGAGAAAGAGGAAGACGAAAAGGAGACTTTTGTTACATGTGGAGATGAGAATAAAGATGCAGCCACTGATGCTGAGGTTGCTGCAGAAGATGAGAAGATGAGTGAAGAGGTTCCCGAAACAGCAGAAGATGCAGCAGAAGAGGCCACCATGACGGCTACAAACAGGGATGAATCtgagaaagaggaagaagaagataaTGAGACTCCTGACAATAATGGAGATATAAATGAGGATGCCACCACTGATAATGAGGTTGCTGCAGAAGATGAGAAGAAGAACGAAGAGGTTGCTCAAACAGCTGAAACTGAAGATGCAGCACCAGAGGTCACCATGGCAGAGGATGATGAAGAAGACAGAGCAAGCGGTGAGGAAGACACTCCTGTCACTAGTGGAGATGAAAATGAGGATGCCGACACTGATGATAATGTTGCTGCAGAAGATGAGAAGACGAGTGAAGATGTTGCCGAAACAGCAGAAGATGCGACAGAAGAGACCGCAGTGACGGCCACAAATGAGAATGAATCtgaaaaagaggaagaagaagaaaatgagaCTCCTGTCACCAGTGGAGATGAgaatgaggatgccaccagcgaTAATGAGGTTGCTGCAGAAGATGAGAAGATGAGTGAAGAGGTTGCCGAAACTGCTGAAGATGCAGCAGAAGAGACCACTGTGATGGCCACAAATGAGAATGACTCtgagaaagaggaagaagaagaaaatgagaCTCCTGTCAATAATGGAGACGAgaatgaggatgccaccagcgaTAATGAGGTTGCTGCAGAAGATGAGAAAATGAGCGAAGAGGTTACCGAAACTGCTGAAGATGTAGCACATGAGgcagacaaagaagaagaaaatgaaactCCTGTCACTAGTGGAGATGAGAATGAGGATGCCGCCACTGATGATAACATTGCTGCAGAAGATGAGAAGATGAGTGAAGAGGTTGCCGAAACAGCAGAAGATGCAGCAGAAGAGACCGCCGTGATGGCCACAAATGAGAATGAATCtgagaaagaggaagaagaagaaaatgagaCTCCTGTCACCAGTGGAGATGAGAATGAGGATGCTACCAGCGATAATGAGGTTGCTGCAGAAGATGACAAGATAAGCGAAGAGGTTGCCGAAACTGCTGAAGATGTAGCACATGAGgcagacaaagaagaagaaaatgagaCTCCTGTCACTAGTGGAGATGAGAATGAGGATGCCGCCACTGATGATAACATTGCTACAGAAGATGAGAAGATGAGTGAAGAGGTTGCCGAAACAGCAGAAGATGCAGCAGAAGAGACCGCCGTGACGGCCACAAATGAGAATGAATCtgagaaagaggaagaagaagaaaatgagaCTCCTGTCACCAGTGGAGATGAGAATGAGGATGCTACCAGCGATAATGAGGTTGCTGCAGAAGATGACAAGATAAGCAAAGAGGTTGCCGAAACTGCTGAAGATGTAGCACATGAGgcagacaaagaagaagaaaatgagaCTCCTGTCACTAGTGGAGATGAGAATGAGGATGCCGCCACTGATGATAACATTGCTACAGAAGATGAGAAGATGAGTGAAGAGGTTGCCGAAACAGCAGAAGATGCAGCAGAAGAGACCGCCGTGACGGCCACAAATGAGAATGAATCtgagaaagaggaagaagaagaaaatgagaCTCCTGTCACCAGTGGAGATGAGAATGAGGATGCTACCAGCGATAATGAGGTTGCTGCAGAAGATGACAAGATAAGCAAAGAGGTTGCCGAAACTGCTGAAGATGTAGCACATGAGgcagacaaagaagaagaaaatgagaCTCCTGTCACTAGTGGAGATGAGAATGAGGATGCCGCCACTGATGATAACATTGCTACAGAAGATGAGAAGATGAGTGAAGAGGTTGCCGAAACAGCAGAAGATGCAGCAGAAGAGACCGCCGTGATGGCCACAAATGAGAATGAATCtgagaaagaggaagaagaagaaaatgacaCTCCTTTCACCAGTGGAGATGAGAATGAGGATGCTATCAGCGATAATGAGGTTGCTGCAGAAGATGAGAAGATGAGTGAAGAGGTTCCCGAAACTGCTGAAGATGCAGCAGAAGAGGCCACCGTGACGGCCACAAATGAGGTTGAATCtgagaaagaggaagaagaacatGATATTCCTGCCACTAGCGGAGACGAAAATGAGGCTGCAGCCATTGATGAGGATGCCGCAGAGGATGAGAAGATGAGCGAAGACAATACTGAAACAGTTGAAGCTGAAGATGCGGAACACGAGGCTGCCCCAGGCAATGATGAAGCCGAGAAAGATGAAGATATCCCTGGTAATCTGGAGACTCCTGTCACCAGTGGAGATGAGAATGAAGACTCTGCCTCAGAAGAAGCTGAAGATGAGGTGGAGGATGACAACAAGGATGAGACTGCGGAAGAGGAGGCATCCTTACCTGAGAACGATGACGAAGCTGATGAAAGCGGCGATGATGCGACTCAGGAAAAGTCCGCCAGCGAGGAAACGGCAGCAGAACAAACGGATCCGGATGATCCTGCAGGTGAAGATGAAAGTATGCCTGAGAATGAGGACGAATGCGCTGAGGAAGGGGCAGCTGAAGGAGCACCAGATGAGATGGAGCTCCAAGATGAGACCGCTGGAGTTGCGCAGGCCACAAACCATGAGACTGAAAATGAGGAAGAAGATCCTGGCCTAACAAGTGACGACGGAGAAGACCAAATGGCAGGCGTGGACGAGGATGGAGATGAGCCAGATGATGAGGAACCATCTAAACATGCGGAGGAGACCGATGAGCTAGCAACAGAACAGGAAGAAGACAAGGCTGGTGCTTCTTCTCAGGATGTTGATGAACATCCAGAAGCAGAGGAGGCTGACAGTGAAGAAGATGTTGATGCTGAATCTGATAATGAAGAGGAGGCTGCAAAGGAATCTGACGAGGAAGATCCAGAAGCAGAACCTGAGGAACCTGCAGAAAACAAGGAGTCAGGAGCAACTGGCGAAGAAGAGGATGTGGAAGCTGAAGATGAGGAAGCCCCAGATCCAGGTGGAGTGACACAGGAGGATGAGCAGACTGAGGAACCTGAGGTTCCCGATGGCGATGGTCCGGATGATGCAGAAAACGAGGAAGCCAAAACCCGGGAAGATGATAATGAAGATGATCGCGAAACCATTGGGGACACGTTTGAAGTTTCTGAAAAAGAGGAAGATCAGGGGGAGTCAGCCGACGGGGAAGACGAGGCAGAATCCGACAACGGCGCGGAGGAGGAAGGAAGCGAGAACTCTATGCCCGACTGGGCAGCCAATCGGGAGGCGGATAAAGCTGTCGCCGGGGAAACCACATTAGAGGTAAATAACACTTTGTTTAAAGTGAGCGCCGAGTCTGAGGACGGCGTTTACGCTGACGGAGAAGACTCGGACGTTGAACCCTTAAAGTCAGACGGCAAGTGA